From Streptomyces sp. NBC_01754, a single genomic window includes:
- the thiD gene encoding bifunctional hydroxymethylpyrimidine kinase/phosphomethylpyrimidine kinase: MTERTAVPPRVLTVAGSDSGGGAGIQADLKTMLALGTHGMSVLTAVTAQNSLGVQGAWELPVEAVRAQYRSVVDDIGVQSVKTGMLASAALVETVAGLLAETGAPVVVDPVGVSKHGDALLAAEALESVRARLLPVATVATPNLDEVAQLTGLTITGERDMREAADRILAHGPRWVLVKGGHLPGEAVDLLTDGSEEHWLRAPRYDNRHTHGTGCTLASAIACLLARGEDVPSAVRGAKDYVTGAIRAGFALGGGIGPVHHGWSLRTG; this comes from the coding sequence CTCCGGCGGCGGTGCCGGCATCCAGGCCGACCTGAAGACGATGCTGGCCCTCGGCACGCACGGCATGAGCGTGCTGACCGCGGTGACCGCCCAGAACTCGCTGGGTGTGCAGGGGGCCTGGGAGCTTCCCGTCGAAGCCGTGCGGGCCCAGTACCGCAGTGTGGTGGACGACATAGGCGTCCAGTCCGTGAAGACCGGCATGCTCGCCTCGGCCGCGCTCGTGGAGACCGTCGCCGGACTCCTCGCGGAGACCGGCGCCCCCGTGGTCGTCGATCCGGTCGGCGTCTCCAAGCACGGGGACGCCCTGCTGGCCGCCGAGGCCCTCGAATCCGTACGCGCCCGACTGCTGCCCGTCGCCACGGTGGCCACCCCGAACCTCGACGAGGTCGCCCAGCTCACCGGCCTCACCATCACCGGCGAACGGGACATGCGCGAGGCCGCCGACCGGATCCTCGCCCACGGGCCGCGCTGGGTCCTCGTCAAGGGCGGCCACCTCCCCGGCGAGGCCGTGGACCTGCTCACGGACGGCAGCGAGGAGCACTGGCTGCGCGCCCCCCGGTACGACAACCGCCACACCCACGGCACCGGCTGCACCCTCGCCTCCGCGATCGCCTGCCTGCTCGCCAGGGGGGAGGACGTCCCGAGCGCCGTACGGGGCGCGAAGGATTACGTCACCGGCGCGATCCGGGCCGGATTCGCGCTGGGCGGCGGGATCGGCCCGGTCCACCACGGCTGGTCGCTCCGCACCGGGTGA
- a CDS encoding DAK2 domain-containing protein yields MPQPPEALDAVAVRTWCSLALEALGREREAIDAINVFPVADGDTGTNLYLTVESAAAAVEAVFAAHETGTTVPVLADVVRAMAHGALIGARGNSGTILAQLLRGMAGVLAASGDPDHLRRALAEAASSARLAVARPVEGTVLTVASAAAEAAGATEPAADLTAVADAAYAGACTALAHTPERLAALGRAGVVDAGGQGLVAVLGALLEAVGGRAPAGPVPAVPAGPPLTGACAEADAPVSGGPAFEVIYLLEAADDAVGRLRTRLDALGDCLVVVGGDGLWNVHVHVDDAGAAVEAGVEAGHPHRIRITHFAADRVRTHREPAQRAVVVVVPGDGLLGLCAEAGATTVLARPGEPPASGELVDAIRRAHAREVVLLPNDAGLRHTAAVAAEQARAEGVRVALVPTRAAVQGIAALAVHEPGRGFDEDVVAMTAAAGATRYAELAVAERQSWTTAGICQAGDVLGLIDGDVAVIGDDVTGTARTVLDRMLSAGGELVTLVLGEEVPDTLAETLEEHVRGGHLAVDTVVYRGGTRTAPLLIGVE; encoded by the coding sequence GTGCCGCAGCCCCCCGAGGCCCTGGACGCCGTCGCGGTGCGCACCTGGTGCTCCTTGGCCCTGGAGGCACTGGGCCGCGAACGCGAGGCGATCGACGCCATCAACGTGTTCCCCGTGGCCGACGGGGACACCGGGACCAACCTCTACCTGACCGTGGAGTCGGCGGCGGCGGCCGTCGAAGCCGTCTTCGCCGCCCACGAGACCGGTACCACTGTGCCCGTCCTCGCCGACGTCGTACGCGCCATGGCGCACGGCGCGCTGATCGGTGCCCGGGGGAACTCCGGGACCATCCTGGCCCAGTTGCTGCGCGGCATGGCGGGCGTCCTGGCCGCCTCGGGTGACCCGGACCACCTGCGCCGGGCCCTGGCCGAGGCCGCGTCCTCGGCCAGGCTGGCCGTCGCCCGTCCCGTGGAGGGCACCGTGCTGACCGTCGCCTCCGCGGCCGCCGAGGCCGCCGGGGCGACGGAGCCGGCCGCGGACCTCACGGCCGTGGCCGACGCCGCGTACGCCGGGGCGTGCACCGCGCTGGCGCACACTCCCGAGCGGCTCGCCGCCCTCGGCCGGGCCGGGGTCGTGGACGCGGGCGGGCAGGGACTGGTGGCGGTCCTCGGCGCCCTGCTGGAGGCGGTCGGCGGGCGGGCCCCGGCCGGTCCGGTCCCGGCGGTCCCCGCGGGGCCGCCGCTCACCGGCGCGTGCGCGGAGGCGGACGCGCCGGTGAGCGGCGGCCCCGCCTTCGAGGTGATCTACCTGCTGGAGGCCGCCGACGACGCCGTCGGCCGGCTCCGTACCCGGCTGGACGCGCTCGGCGACTGCCTGGTGGTGGTCGGCGGCGACGGCCTCTGGAACGTCCACGTCCACGTCGACGACGCCGGGGCGGCCGTGGAGGCCGGCGTCGAGGCGGGGCACCCCCACCGCATCCGGATCACCCACTTCGCGGCCGACCGGGTCCGCACCCACCGCGAACCGGCCCAGCGCGCGGTCGTCGTGGTGGTGCCCGGCGACGGACTCCTCGGCCTGTGCGCCGAGGCCGGGGCGACCACCGTCCTCGCCCGCCCCGGCGAACCGCCCGCCAGCGGCGAACTGGTCGACGCCATCCGCCGGGCCCACGCCCGCGAGGTCGTCCTGCTGCCCAACGACGCCGGGCTGCGCCACACCGCGGCGGTGGCCGCCGAACAGGCCCGGGCCGAGGGTGTCCGCGTCGCCCTGGTCCCCACCCGGGCGGCCGTCCAGGGCATCGCCGCCCTCGCCGTCCACGAACCCGGCCGCGGCTTCGACGAGGACGTGGTGGCGATGACCGCCGCCGCCGGTGCCACCCGGTACGCCGAACTCGCCGTCGCCGAACGGCAGTCGTGGACCACCGCCGGCATCTGCCAGGCCGGTGACGTGCTGGGCCTGATCGACGGCGACGTCGCCGTCATCGGCGACGACGTCACCGGCACCGCCCGTACCGTCCTGGACCGGATGCTGTCGGCGGGCGGCGAACTCGTCACCCTGGTACTCGGCGAGGAGGTGCCGGACACCCTCGCCGAGACCCTGGAGGAGCACGTCCGCGGCGGACACCTCGCCGTCGACACCGTGGTCTACCGGGGCGGGACCCGGACGGCACCCCTGCTGATCGGTGTGGAGTGA
- the rpmB gene encoding 50S ribosomal protein L28, producing the protein MAANCDVCGKGPSFGNSISHSHRRTSRRWNPNIQRVRAVVGRTPKRLNVCTSCIKAGKVAR; encoded by the coding sequence GTGGCTGCCAACTGCGACGTTTGCGGCAAGGGGCCGAGCTTCGGCAACAGCATTTCGCACTCGCACCGCCGTACGTCCCGTCGCTGGAATCCCAACATCCAGCGCGTGCGTGCCGTGGTCGGTCGGACGCCGAAGCGGCTCAACGTCTGCACCTCGTGCATCAAGGCCGGCAAGGTCGCGCGCTGA